One Nitrospira sp. genomic window, AACATCTGCTGCGCCTCATCGTGGGACAGCGGGAAGGCAAGGCCGGCGCCGCCATGACACAAGCCTTGAACGTGTCGCTGATCCTCTATGCAGAGCACGAGTTCAACGCGTCCACGTTTTCCGCCCGGGTCACGGCCTCTACGCTGGCGGATCTGCACGGCGCCCTGACGGCAGCCGTGGCGACGCTCAAAGGTCCGCTCCATGGAGGCGCCAATGAAGCCGTGGCTTCGATGCTGCTCGAAATCGATCGACCAGCGCAGGCGGAGTCCTGGGTGCGCGACGTGCTCGCCCGGAAACAACGCGTGATGGGCTTCGGCCATCGTGTCCTGAAACAAGGCGACGCCCGTTCGACGATCATCCAACGCCATGCGGAACAGCTCAGTGAACTCTGCCACAATCGCCGCTGGTACGACATCGCCTCGACCATCGACCGCATCATGCTGGAGGAAACGGGGCTCCGCCCAAACCTCGATTTCTACACCGCCGTCGCCTATCTCGTGATGGGGATTCCGCGCCAATTGTCCACGCCGCTGTTCGTCTGTTCCCGCATCACCGGGTGGTGTGCCCATGTCATGGAGCAACAGCGACACAACCGTCTCATCCGACCGCGGGCCAGATATATCGGCCCCTCGCCGAGGACCTATGAACCTCTTCACCGGCGCGTCTGATGCCATCGACCGGGCTCGTGCCCTCCCCGGGCCCACGGCAGAACTTCCTTGGGTGTCATTTGCCGAGTTCTTCCGCTCGCGCGTCTACGATCCGCAGTTGGTCACGAGGAATTTTCTCACCTATTGCGACGACGAGCGCCGACTGCGCCGCACCTACACCTATGCCGAGATGGGCGCCACCGTCGATCGCCTGGCGACGGTGCTGCACACGACGCTCGGCCTCACGCGCGGCGACCGGATCGCGACCTTCCTCTTCAACGACGACCTCACCGTCCTCCTGTACTTTGCGGCGTGGCTACTGGGGATCGCCGTCGTGCCGGTCAATATCGAAGAAGCCACCGAGAGGAAGCGGTACATCCTGGAACATGCCGACGTCTCGGCCGCGTTTTGCTGGAAGAATGTCTATCCCGAAATCAAGGATCTTCAAGCGACGCTGCCGACACTACGCGAGGTCGTCTCCGTCGGCGAGGGCGGCCTGCATGATCTGCGCAGACCGGCGGCGGCAAGAACGCCTGTTCACAACGGGGCCTCGGGGCCCTGCCCCTCGACCTCGCAAGTGGATGACCCGGCCCTCATCGTGTACACGTCCGGCACGACCGGCCAGCCGAAAGGCGTGGTGCTCACAGCGGCGAATCTCCTGTTTGACGCCGATGCCATCGCAGCCGGGCATGGGTTTGGTCTTACCGATCGGCTGATGTGCGTGTTGCCGGTACACCATGTCAATGGCATCGTCGTGACTCTGGTCACGCCGCTGTTCTGCAAAGGCAGCGTGGTGCTTAATCGGAAGTTCAAGACCGGCAGTTTCTGGCGGCGGCTCCACGAGGAAGCTGCCACGTCCGTGAGCGTCGTCCCCACGCTGCTGGAGTTTCTCCTGGATGCCGACGAGGATCTCACCAGCTACCGGCTGGAGCGTTTCCGCGGCCCCATCTGCGGGGCCGGCCCCTTGCTGAAAGAGACGGCCCTTCGATTCGAAGACCGGTTCGACCATCCGATCCATCACGGGTACGGCCTGTCGGAGACGACCTGCTATTCCTCCTTCCTGCCCACTGATCTCACCCGGGATCAGCATCGCCACTGGCTCGCGGACTATGAGTTTCCCTCGGTCGGCGTGGCGTTGCGTCACAACCTCATGGCCATTTTGAGTGATCGAGGGCAGCCCGTTCCCCAGGGAATGCGCGGCGAAATTTGCATCCGCGGACGCACCCTCTGCGCCGGGTATTTCCGACGCGATGACGCGAACGAGGCGGCGTTTCAATGGGGCTGGTTTCGGTCGGGAGATGAAGGGTTCTACCGAATGGATGAGCGAAGCAGGCCGTTTTTTTTCATTTCGGGGCGATTGAAGGAACTCATCATTCGGGGCGGGGTCAACATCTCGCCGTTGGAGATCGACGATGTCTTGAAGCGGCATCACGGCGTGAAGTTCGCCATGGCGGTCCCGTTCGAGCACCGCTACTACGGCGAAGAAATCGCCGCCTACATTGTTCCGCATCAACTCACGGCGCCCCCGACCGAGGCGGAACTGCTGGCGCATTGCCGCAGCGGGTTGCCGTTCGCCAAGCAACCCAAAGTCGTGCTCTTCGGCGAGGATGTTCCCTATACCGCCACCGGAAAACCCAAGCGACTGGAATTGAAAGCCAGGCTGGCCTCCGCCCTGGCGCAGTATCGTGACAGACAGTTCAAAGATCAGGCCTGAACATGACGGGTGAGGCGCGACATGAGCACCCTCTTCGCAGGATTCGAACGGATCGAAGAAGCGCGTGAGCGATTTGCGGGCACGAGTTTTCTGGCGGGACTGTACGACGGGAAGCCCGACTTTACGCTGCTGCTCACCCCGCCGCAGCCACCGGAGGAGAAGGCCGCCGGCGATGCCTTTTGCCAGCAGATTGACACGTTTTTGCGGCATGAGGTGGATGCCGATGCCATCGAACGCCAGGCAAAAATTCCCGAGTCCGTCATTCAGGGGCTCTTCAAGCTCGGGGCGTTCGGGATGAAGATTCCGAAGGAATACGGCGGCCTGGGCTTCTCCTATACCAACTACGGCCGCGTCCTGACCGTGATCGCCAGTTGGAGCAACATTCTCGCGCTGACCGTGGCGGTGCCGCAATCCATCGGGATCGCCATGCCGATTCTTCTCTTCGGCAGTGAGGACCAGAAACGCAAGTATCTCCCCCTGGTCGCGCGGGAAGCGATCTCCGCCTTCGCTCTTACGGAGCCGATGACCGGTTCCGATGCCGCGCATGTCCGAACGGAAGCGGTGCTCGATCGAACCGGGAGCCACTTCCTAGTCAACGGCGAGAAACTCTGGTGTACCAACGGGCCGATCGCCCGCTACGTCACGCTCATCGCCCGCGTGCCGGCGAAGCGAGTGGTGAGAGACGGACGCATCGAATGGATACCAGCCCACGAGGGGCAGGGAGCCGATGACCGGGTCCATACCGCGTTCATTCTCGATATGTCTGCGCCGGGTCTGCTCGTGCGGCAACGGTGCGAATTTGAAGGCTGCCGCGGCATTGAGAACGCTCACATTACGTTGAAGAATGTGGCGATCCCGGTCGAAAACGTGATCGGCGAGGTGGGAAAGGGATTGAAGTATGCGCTCACGATTCTGAATGTCGGACGCGGGGTGAGCATTCCGGCCATTTGTCTCGGGATGGCGAAACAGGCCTGGCACCCGACCTTGGATCGGGCCAATACACGCATCACCTTTCAGAAACCGCTGGCCGAACGCCAAACCCAGCAGATTCGTCTCGGCGATATGGCCGGACACCTGTTTGCCATGGAAGCCCTGGCCATGCTGGTGTGGCGACTCGCCGATCAACACCGGCACGACATTCGGATCGAAGCCGCCGTCGCCAAAGTCTTTTGTTCCGAGCACACAATTCGGTTCCTCCGTGATGCCCAGATTCTCTTTGGCGGCATGGGATACGAAACGGCAGACTCCAAGCGCCTGCGGGGAGAACCGGCATTCGGGATTGAACAACTCGTGCGCGACGCGGAGATGTACCGGATCGGTGAAGGTGCGACGGATATTCTCCGGCCGTTCGTCGTGCGGGAAGGCTTGAGCCATCACCTCGATCGCGCCAGGGCGCTGTACGCCGGCGACCTGTCCATCATCGACCAGTTGCGGCAATCCCTGAAATTGGCCGGTTTCTATCTCCCCTGGTATCTGAAGCAATGGCTGAAACGGCCGCTGCCGGCCTCGCCTGAATTTGCGCACCCTCAGGTGCGGGCCGTCGCAGCCGATGTCGAACGCGCCAGCCGGCGGTTGGCCCGCGATATCTTCCGGGCGATGGTGCGATTTCAAGCAGCCTTCCAGGACGAACAACGGCTCCAGAACCGGATCGAATCGGTCGGCGAAGATCTGTTTGCCATGCTGGCGACCGTCCTCTACGCCGAAGAACAAACCAGGTTGGAGGGACGGACGACGGTGTGGGAATTGGCGGACGCGTTTTGTGCCTGCGCCAAGCGGCGCGTGAGCAGCCGGCTCGCAGAATTTCACGACCGCGGGGACGATGTGACGGCGATGACCGGCGTCCAGGCGCTCAAGGGATACTATCCGAGCTTGTCGTCGGGGATTGTGCAGCGTGGCTTGGAAGACTACCGCCCTCACTCACAGCCGAAACGCTAGGGCGTGGGCAAGCCTCCACCGGCCACCACTTCAACTTTGAAGGGCGGATGAGCCTCCCCCATCAGCAGGGTGCGCGTGGGAAAAGGAATGTCGATACCCTGGGCATCGAAGGCCTTCTTGAGACGGCGGCGGTATTCGCGCCCGATTTTCCATTGCTCGGCCGGTTTCGTTTTGATGCGCGCGCGAATGGTCACGGCGCTGTCGGCAAAATTTTCGACTCCCACGATTTCAATCGGCTCGATGATCAGCGCGCCGAACGCCTGGTCCTGGCGCAACCCTTCGCCCACCGCTCGCATCACCTCGACCACCCGGTCCGTATCCTCCCGATAGCCCACGCCCATATCCAAGACAAACGCCGACCAGTCTTTGGTCATATTGGACAAGGTGGTGATGTTGCCATTGTGAAAAATGTGGACCACGCCGGAGAAATCGCGCAACGAGATGGTCCGGAAGGTAATGGTTTCGATCTGCCCGCCGGTCCCGTTGATCACCGCCACATCTCCCAGCTGGACGTGATCTTCCAGAATGATGAAGAAGCCGCTGATCACATCGCGCACCAGATTTTGCGCGCCGAAGCCGACGGCGAGGCCCAGAATCCCGGCGCCGGCCAAAATCGGGGCGATATCCAATCCCACCAACTGCAGCGATTCAATGATGATGATCGCCCAAATCGCCGACTGGGCGATGGTCCGCAAAATCCCAATCAAGGTGGCGGCCCGTTTGGCGGCGGTTCCGGATTCCTGGTCATCCTTGTCGCTGGCCACAATCATCACCCGTTCGAGCTGATGCAAGCCAAGGCGCACGAACCGGATGGCCACATACCCGACCGCCAAGACCACCCCGATCCGCAAACTGGCAATCCCCACGGCCGCCGACATCGTCACGAGCCAGGCCAGGATCGCGTCCAATGAGATTCCGGTCATCATGCAAGCCTCCAATTTATGAGCGCGACCGGCGCGCTGCTGCCATCACAGGACGACGAAGATCAGAGTTCCGGCCGACTGTAGTGCGACGCGGCTACTGGTGAAAAAAATGGCCGGAACATTCGGCTTAGCGTCATACCACCCCCAGACGATTCTGTCCAAGGCCCAGTCCCATGGCCGTCCAGGTTTCGTCAGGCAATCGGTAGACACTTCGGGGGCATTTCAGTTATTATCCGCGTTCTCTTCTTCACACGACCGATCGTGCAGTGGCGGTGTAGCTCAGTTGGTAGAGCAGCGGACTCATAAGCCGCGGGTCACCCGTTCAATCCGGGTCACCGCCACCAAATAAATCCCCAGCGAATCGCTTAAGTCTCTCCCCTTCGGATGCATGTGAGGCCCTCCTTCTACATCTACCGAACCGCGAGTTTGCTCATATCGATTTTCACGCTGATCGCTCCACCGAGGTCGCCTTCTTTGCCGCCTTCCTTGGAATAGCCGGAAATATCCCGCTCGCCTTTTGGTTCTCCGTGGCAGCTCAAACAATTCTTGTCATAAAAGAGCGGGACGAGCACCCGCACACTGTTTCCAGCATCCACCTTACTGACGATGGTTTCCCTATTGCCTTGGAACGAGGCCCCGCTGAGTTCCTTCATCTGTTCGGCCTCAAAGAGGTCGGGTTTATTGTTGGCGTTGCGAATCAAGTGCTCCGGCGCCGTCTGCTTGACATACACCCCGGACCACTTCTGAAATCGCGCCGCAGTCTCCGTGCCGAAGGTGGCAGGAATAAGTCCCTTGTACTTCAGCCCTTTCATGTTGAGCACAGGCTGATAGCTCTCGACGGTTTTCTTGCTTTCCACCATGAGCCGTTCCAGCAGTCGTTTCGCCAAGGTCGGCACATTGGCATTGGGTAGATCATCCACATTGTGGCCGGTGCGCTCTTTAAAAATGGCGGTGGTCTGAGCGGCAAACAATTCCGGAGTAAAGGCCGTGTGCGCCTGTGACGGATCATTGATCAATGCTTGATTGTGTCCGATCGCCACCCGTCCGGAATCCAGCAAGATGGCCAACAGCCGTGCGGTCTCCGACAAGTCGGATTCGGTGTTGTCCGCCGCCACGCTGACACTCTGTGTCAGGCACCACAATGCGACGAAACACAATAGGTATGCGCGCATAGTCCCCCTTTCGTGCCGTATCAGGCCCTGTTGGTGTACTGCCCCACACCTCTGATGATCACTTCTATATTGAACAGCATGCCGAACAAGCTCTACGTAGCCCTGGCATCCTGGTTACAACGACGAGCAGCATGAGCGCGCCTCAACATCATATGGATATCGCTCGGCCTGAACAATAGGACCGTTTCGAGGAATTCTCTCCTGATGTGGCGGCTCAACAGTGAGCAAGCCGGCGCACAGGCTCAGTTCGACGGGGGGTATTCTTTGTAATTCTTAGGTCGAGGGGAAAGCTGGCTTACCGGAAAGATTCTGTCAACGTACGGGTAGCGATTCAGATCAGCAGTACCGGAAGCGACAGACCGGCCGCCGGGGATCAGGGAGAGCCCGGAGAGAGGTGGTCGGCCGAAAGGCCTTTTTAGGGAAAGATGGCGATTGCGGCACGACCACCGCGCCCTATCTTCCTTCAACCGCAGCAGCCGGATTCAAATTGCCGGCGCTGGTAGGCGAAAACCAGGCAGCGGATGCAGACCTCCCGTACGGTCTTCGTCTGCGAGTCAGACAGGGGCGTTCTGCGCAGCACATGCTGCCCGCAATCGGCACAACAACCGGCTGTCGCGGCATCCCTATCAAAAGAGACAGACATCATGGCGTTGGACCCTCCTATTTTCTCGAACGGGTTGCGTGGTGATCGTATGGGACTTCATTCCACTCAGAAGAGTGCGTAACCGGGAACTTCCGCTCCATCCTTGCGTCATGCCTTTGGTCAGTTGTAACTCACGTTGCAATTCCCCGATCCGTCCGTTCAGCCGGACAATCATGCGTTCGAGTTCATCCACCCGTTCGACCATCAGATGTTGCTGCTGCGTCATCATGTGCCCTCCTTGGATTAGGCGTTGTCGCAATGTCGGATCACCCCGACGAGGACCCCTTCGATGGCGAATTCATCCGTGGGTGCCACCAGCAAGGGTTTCATCGAGGCGTTGGCGGGATGAAGTTCGATGGACCGCTCCCGCTTGAAGTAGGTTTTAATGGTGGCTTGCCCATTGACGAGGGCGACGACCGTCTGACCGTTCCGCGCAGTGGATTGTTTCCGAACCACAACCAGATCGCCCGGCAGAATGCCATCCTCGATCATGGACTCGCCCTTCACCCGAAGCGCGAAGGTCTCTCCCGCCCGCACCATGCTGGGAGGCACATCGACCAACTCCGATTGGCTCACCGGTTCGATCGGCGCCCCGGCGGCGACCATTCCAGCCATCAGCACCTGCGTGCGATTCAAGAGCTGCGTCATGGCGACCTCAACCGCTCCACTAATCCGGCGCATACCCGATTCGTAGCGAGCGACAGACACGCGAGTCGTCCGCAAGGCCTCCGCTAGCTGTTCTTGCGTGAGCGCTAACTGCTCCCGGCAACTTCGAAATTGTTTTGGCGTCATCATGTAACCAATGGTTACATATGGGTCATGGCCCTGTCAAGCGCCAGATACACATTTCTGTGACCTGCTTCCCCTTCCAGCTCACAAAGAAGCGGTAAGTTTGTGTATTTCTAGAGACTTACCTGGATTTTGAACGCTGCCTGCCACGAGGCGACGGCAAACACGCGACCCTGCCATGACAATTTGGAGATCGGTGAGTTTGGTCTGATCAGTGAAGGGTCTCTATGGATATTGGGAGGCGCTGATAGGCTGAGGCGTGTTCAGTCCCGCACGCGGCGTATGGAAAAGGGTGCTCGAGTCTAGCGCGCGTGTGCACCCCAGCAAGAGAGCTTGCGGCTGGTGTTCCGAGAAAGTCCGAATGGATGGGATTCTCCCATCAGAAAACGGCCCCCAACCCCGTCAACAAGCATGTTGCTCAACCATGCTGCATCGATGGCAGATCGCTCCAACCGGCATCCCCATTCTGCTCGCCGGATACCGTCCACAACCTGCCCTTCGGAGAATCTCGGCCTCTTCTCGACCCCATTTTTCCTATGGTTCGGTAGTCCCCATCGGTCAAGAGAACACACGCGAATGCTTTCCATTGCCGAGCAAGGCTCCAGCCCTAGTCCGTGCCAGGCTGGACCTTGGTCGTGGTGCACATCGATCAGCAGCGGATCAGCTCCGGTTCAGTCGATCAAGGTGAGCTCGCAGGTGCGTCCCGCATTGAGAAAACTACTGTCTTGTGAAACCAACAGCGCCATACCGGCATTTGTATCGCCTTGGTCGATATTCTGGCGGTACGTTCCGTCAGTCAAAGCGCAACCCCAGACCGCGACGGCTATTTCAGTCTTACCGTTTCCAATAGTCCCTGCTGTGTCTTGGAACGAGGACTGCCAATGCTTATCGGTTGCGGAGTAATAGAACAGATAGCTTCGAGACGCGGCTGCAGTTTCACTCCCTGCCATCCACCGAGTCTTTCCCATCCGAACCTCGCAGCCGTCTGCATCGCCGCAGAGGTCGATCAAGATCTTTTCGGGGATTGGTTGTGTCTGACCGAAGGAGCGCGCTGCGGTGAGCGACATATGATACCGTGGGGAAATCTCATAGGTTTTCGTTTCTGCCTCCATGTCGCGTTGGTATACGGCCTGAGACGTCACGCCGCCATTGATCTTCGCGTTTCCCCTCACCTGTAGAGTCTCGTCAGGAGCGTCCCCCCCCTCTTGTGGGATATAACCCTTTGTCACGATGAGGGTCGCTCCTTCAATGGCCAACTCCTTCGGCTTTGTCAGGCGCAGACGCGCATCGTAATCGGTTGTAGTCAGCCTCGCGAAATCAATGTAGGGATTGCCCGTTCCGTTATTGCGGACTTCGATACTGGCGTTTCCGTCTACACCTCCAGCCATGGTGATCCCCGCGTTGGGGGCAGTAGATGGTTTAGATGTTTCCGGTAACACCACCTGAAAGCCTTGCGGAGTAAGACTCCCAATCCCGACGTTGCCCTTCGAGTCAATGAATAGTGCGTCGCCTTGCGCATAGAGCAGCCCACCGCCGATAATGAGGAGCGCCAGGGGAAGGGGGCCGAGGAGACACTTGCGCAACGAGGTCGGCCATTGTGCTCGGGAGGCTTGATGCTGGGCCGCTTCTCGCTCGGCTTCCAGGGTAGTAAGCCGTTGCCGTAGCGCGGCAAGCTCCGTATACAGTTCACTCTCACGCTGTTCCTTCATCGTCTCTCCTTTCAACTCAGCAGTCGTTCGTGCGTTCCGGACAGGAGCCTATGGGGTCTCCGGCCCCACACTCTGCATCTGTACCGTCGCGCCGATTGGCCAACGGAATTCCTTCGGCAGGCCGATACCCTGTCCCTTGAGGATCACTCGGTCGCCGGCCTGTACCCCTGGGGTGGGCGGAGCGACGACTTTGTTGGCGCTGTAGATGGTCCCCGTCCTCAGTGATGATGGCTGCAGCTCCCTGTCCTTGCTGGCCATCGGAGTAAGATCGTAGATGGCCTCATCGGAATAGCCGAGGAGCGTCCCATCGGCGGTGAACTCGCATCGAAAACCA contains:
- a CDS encoding citrate synthase (catalyzes the formation of citrate from acetyl-CoA and oxaloacetate) gives rise to the protein MNQVMQEQPAAKVSEPIEYSPGLEGVIAGESEICLVDEGMAGLRYRGYAIGDLAEHSSFEEVAHLLLVGRLPTGMELRRWSEQIEHNRHVPAPVERFIETLHPGLHQMDVLRTGMSLLGLTDPDAQDGSPEGVLRKSIRLLGQIPCLVAECHRAMAGRQPVTRDHSGGYAEHLLRLIVGQREGKAGAAMTQALNVSLILYAEHEFNASTFSARVTASTLADLHGALTAAVATLKGPLHGGANEAVASMLLEIDRPAQAESWVRDVLARKQRVMGFGHRVLKQGDARSTIIQRHAEQLSELCHNRRWYDIASTIDRIMLEETGLRPNLDFYTAVAYLVMGIPRQLSTPLFVCSRITGWCAHVMEQQRHNRLIRPRARYIGPSPRTYEPLHRRV
- a CDS encoding acyl--CoA ligase, whose amino-acid sequence is MNLFTGASDAIDRARALPGPTAELPWVSFAEFFRSRVYDPQLVTRNFLTYCDDERRLRRTYTYAEMGATVDRLATVLHTTLGLTRGDRIATFLFNDDLTVLLYFAAWLLGIAVVPVNIEEATERKRYILEHADVSAAFCWKNVYPEIKDLQATLPTLREVVSVGEGGLHDLRRPAAARTPVHNGASGPCPSTSQVDDPALIVYTSGTTGQPKGVVLTAANLLFDADAIAAGHGFGLTDRLMCVLPVHHVNGIVVTLVTPLFCKGSVVLNRKFKTGSFWRRLHEEAATSVSVVPTLLEFLLDADEDLTSYRLERFRGPICGAGPLLKETALRFEDRFDHPIHHGYGLSETTCYSSFLPTDLTRDQHRHWLADYEFPSVGVALRHNLMAILSDRGQPVPQGMRGEICIRGRTLCAGYFRRDDANEAAFQWGWFRSGDEGFYRMDERSRPFFFISGRLKELIIRGGVNISPLEIDDVLKRHHGVKFAMAVPFEHRYYGEEIAAYIVPHQLTAPPTEAELLAHCRSGLPFAKQPKVVLFGEDVPYTATGKPKRLELKARLASALAQYRDRQFKDQA
- a CDS encoding acyl-CoA dehydrogenase family protein produces the protein MSTLFAGFERIEEARERFAGTSFLAGLYDGKPDFTLLLTPPQPPEEKAAGDAFCQQIDTFLRHEVDADAIERQAKIPESVIQGLFKLGAFGMKIPKEYGGLGFSYTNYGRVLTVIASWSNILALTVAVPQSIGIAMPILLFGSEDQKRKYLPLVAREAISAFALTEPMTGSDAAHVRTEAVLDRTGSHFLVNGEKLWCTNGPIARYVTLIARVPAKRVVRDGRIEWIPAHEGQGADDRVHTAFILDMSAPGLLVRQRCEFEGCRGIENAHITLKNVAIPVENVIGEVGKGLKYALTILNVGRGVSIPAICLGMAKQAWHPTLDRANTRITFQKPLAERQTQQIRLGDMAGHLFAMEALAMLVWRLADQHRHDIRIEAAVAKVFCSEHTIRFLRDAQILFGGMGYETADSKRLRGEPAFGIEQLVRDAEMYRIGEGATDILRPFVVREGLSHHLDRARALYAGDLSIIDQLRQSLKLAGFYLPWYLKQWLKRPLPASPEFAHPQVRAVAADVERASRRLARDIFRAMVRFQAAFQDEQRLQNRIESVGEDLFAMLATVLYAEEQTRLEGRTTVWELADAFCACAKRRVSSRLAEFHDRGDDVTAMTGVQALKGYYPSLSSGIVQRGLEDYRPHSQPKR
- a CDS encoding mechanosensitive ion channel → MTGISLDAILAWLVTMSAAVGIASLRIGVVLAVGYVAIRFVRLGLHQLERVMIVASDKDDQESGTAAKRAATLIGILRTIAQSAIWAIIIIESLQLVGLDIAPILAGAGILGLAVGFGAQNLVRDVISGFFIILEDHVQLGDVAVINGTGGQIETITFRTISLRDFSGVVHIFHNGNITTLSNMTKDWSAFVLDMGVGYREDTDRVVEVMRAVGEGLRQDQAFGALIIEPIEIVGVENFADSAVTIRARIKTKPAEQWKIGREYRRRLKKAFDAQGIDIPFPTRTLLMGEAHPPFKVEVVAGGGLPTP
- a CDS encoding DUF3365 domain-containing protein — translated: MRAYLLCFVALWCLTQSVSVAADNTESDLSETARLLAILLDSGRVAIGHNQALINDPSQAHTAFTPELFAAQTTAIFKERTGHNVDDLPNANVPTLAKRLLERLMVESKKTVESYQPVLNMKGLKYKGLIPATFGTETAARFQKWSGVYVKQTAPEHLIRNANNKPDLFEAEQMKELSGASFQGNRETIVSKVDAGNSVRVLVPLFYDKNCLSCHGEPKGERDISGYSKEGGKEGDLGGAISVKIDMSKLAVR
- the lexA gene encoding repressor LexA, whose amino-acid sequence is MMTPKQFRSCREQLALTQEQLAEALRTTRVSVARYESGMRRISGAVEVAMTQLLNRTQVLMAGMVAAGAPIEPVSQSELVDVPPSMVRAGETFALRVKGESMIEDGILPGDLVVVRKQSTARNGQTVVALVNGQATIKTYFKRERSIELHPANASMKPLLVAPTDEFAIEGVLVGVIRHCDNA